GTACCGATCAGGCAGCCCGGCAGCAGAGTCAGGAAACAGAACCTGGTGGTTCGACAGAGCAGAGATGTGCACGTTGAACAGCAGCACGGGGCCGTCATCCGTCATCACCGTCCGCAACCGTGCTGCGGCCTCAGCGGGGTCGCCGTCTGTGCTCACCCCATCGGTGAGATTAATGACGATCGGCGGAAGGCTCGCCGGATGGGCAGCACACCACTGAGTCACGACGGATTCCGCAGCTGCCAGTGCCGCGACCATGGGAGTGGCGCCGTTGGTCTCCGGATCGATCCAGACAGGACTCGAGATCGTCTGCTCGACAACACCGCCAGCCCCGTCTGGAATCTTCTTCAGGATCTGGTCAATGCGCCGTGGGTTGTTCGCCACCTCGCTGATCGGCAGCAGTGGACGATCGAAGTCCGCACCGTGCAACAGGGAGTCGACGGTTCCGCCATATCCGATGACGCCGACGTCGAAGTAGTCGTGGAACCTGTCGTCCCCCTTGCTGCACAACAGCGAGGCGGAGCCGAGAACCCGGTTGACGATCAGCGCCAGGTATTCGGCCTTCGACCCCCCGACGTCCGGCCAGGTCTCACCCATTGAGTACGACTGGTCGATGAGCAGCAGAAGGCAGGCCGGATGCTTCCGGCTGATCTCGGCGGTGTACATCAACGTCCCCTGTCTCCTGGGCCCCGCACCAGTAGGCGCGGGTAGCGAACTCGCACCGCGAACGCACTCCCCCGAACGCGAACACGATTTCCGATGTGACGGACGTCTCGACGCTATCAAGTCGATGCTCCTCGACCTTCCAGAGGGCGCAGTTGAAACCCGAGAAGGCGCGAGATCGTCGAAGACAAGCTGCAACCCAGCCGTCCTCCCGCATCTCCCTGGTTCCGAACAAACGAATCGCACTCCGCAGGTAACATCTGGCCTCCGCAGATCGTCACCTCGGAGGAAGTGCATGACCAGGCCGCCCGACGTCCGCCCGATCACCGAGGCGGATCTGCCTCGTGCGGTGGAGACCCTCGGCGCCGCCTTCCGCGACTACCCGTACCTGCGACATGTCGTCGACGCCAGGGACCACCTGCGCCGGGTGACACGCTTTCAGGAGCTGTTCCTGGTCGAGCTCGGAATGCCGCACGGCCGGGTGTGGGTGGCCGATGGCGGGGATGCGGTGGCGGCATGGACCGTCCCGGACGCACCCGATGCAGGCGAGGTCCTCGCCGGGCTCGGCCCGGAGCTCGCCGAGCTGGCAGGCGAGCGCGCGACTGCCGCGTCGTCGGCCGAGGCCGCCCTGGCCCCGCATCGGCCGACGGAGCCGGTGTGGTTCCTCGGCACCGTGGGGGTTCATCCCGACCGGCAGGGCCGAGGACTGGGGAGGGCGGTGCTCCGGCCGGGGATCGACGCTGCCGAGGCCGCAGGCGTCACCGCCTTCCTGGAGACCTCCACGGAGCGCAACGTGGCCTTCTACCAACAACTCGGCTTCGTCGTCACGGCCGACGTCGAGCTGCCCGACGGCGGCCCC
The Actinoalloteichus fjordicus DNA segment above includes these coding regions:
- a CDS encoding vWA domain-containing protein — translated: MYTAEISRKHPACLLLLIDQSYSMGETWPDVGGSKAEYLALIVNRVLGSASLLCSKGDDRFHDYFDVGVIGYGGTVDSLLHGADFDRPLLPISEVANNPRRIDQILKKIPDGAGGVVEQTISSPVWIDPETNGATPMVAALAAAESVVTQWCAAHPASLPPIVINLTDGVSTDGDPAEAAARLRTVMTDDGPVLLFNVHISALSNHQVLFPDSAAGLPDRYAVKLFDMSSVLPAGMKDAAASFGYSIAPESRGFLYNAQAAVVTEFLDIGTRAATPTGLRELTDGTSAAG
- a CDS encoding GNAT family N-acetyltransferase; translation: MTRPPDVRPITEADLPRAVETLGAAFRDYPYLRHVVDARDHLRRVTRFQELFLVELGMPHGRVWVADGGDAVAAWTVPDAPDAGEVLAGLGPELAELAGERATAASSAEAALAPHRPTEPVWFLGTVGVHPDRQGRGLGRAVLRPGIDAAEAAGVTAFLETSTERNVAFYQQLGFVVTADVELPDGGPRTWCMTRRPTG